ACGATCGCTGCCAGGCTGGCAGTGTCACCGGTTGCGAGTGAACATGGTTTGCGACGTTGTAGCAAGCGTTGCACTTGTTCCAGCAATTGCACCGGATCGACGGGCTTCAGTAAGAAGTCATCAGCACCCAACTTGATGGCGTCGACAGCGGTTTGAATCGTTCCAAAAGCCGTAACGAGAAGAAACGGAGTCTGTGGACTACGCGACTTCCAGCGACGCAGCAAATCGATTCCCGACTCGCGACGCAAACAAAGATCACTAATGACCAGGTCTGCACCGCCATCCACGGTGAGTTCAAGTGCCTCCGCTGGCGAACGGGCCGCGATCACCTGATATCGCTCGAGCCTAAGAACTCGTGCTAGTGCGTCGCGTTCGCTATCGTCGTCCTCAACAATCAGGATGCGTGAAGCTTGTTCGGGCATGAGGGCGCTCCGTACTAAGTGGTCGGGGGAGAAAGTTGAGCCAGTGGCGTAACGGAGGTTGGCGTAGGTGCGACAAACTTCAGGCGAAACACGGCACCTTGAGGTTGGTTGCTACCGCAAGCAATGGATCCTCCACCTTCTTCGACAAAACGGCGAACAATTGCCAGTCCCAATCCGGTACCGAGTTCCTTCGTTGAGTAAAAAGGTTCGAAGATCCTTTCTCGCTGGGAGTGCGGCACCCCTGGGCCATCGTCAGCAACCAGAAGTTCCACGCGATCTCCCTGCTGCTTGACTTGAATTTGGATGCAGCCGCCGGTTTCCATTGCTTCGCGAGCATTGTTGATGAGATTGAGCAAAATCTGGCGAAAGCGATCACGATCCATCACAACCAGGGCGGGCTGTTCCGGGAAAGTAGCCTTTACCAAGATATCGGCTCGTTCCAGGAGGGGGCGCAAAAACGTCAGTGTCGCCTGAACTTCGCTTCGCACATCGAGGTTCTCATTACGTGGATTATCGGGGCGAGCGTAGCCCAGCAAGATCCGGAGTAAACCTTCGACGCGTTCGATTTCGTAGTTCGTCTCACGAATGATTTCGGAATGTTCATGTCCCGCAGGATCACCTTCTTCAAACTGCGGCCCCCTTCGCGATAGCACGTGCAAGTTCAACCGCATTGCGTTGAGGGGATTGCGTATTTCGTGCACGATGCCAGCCATGAGTTGACCGAGTTCAGCAAAACGACGAGTGCGGGTCAACTTGATGGACTCATTCAAGACTGCCAGTCTGCGGCTAATAAAGAAGAGCGAAAATCCCGAAACACCGACGATCATTCCGATTATCGACAAGAGATAGAGCCAGACTTGCTTAGTGGAAGCTTGTCGCTCTATCAGAGTTTTTTCAACCCAGTCCTTACTCAAGGCGCTGTGGTACATTCCAATCAGTTTGTTATTGACGTAGATCGGCGAGCTAACGCTGTATCCCGTCTGGCCGCCGGTCAGTGCATGGGACTGAGTTTGGACGACGTCGTCACCCGCTTCCGCGATAATCCGGTCGTACCAGGCACTTTCTAACTGGCGACCCTCGTGTGCTGGATTGCTGTGTGCCATCACTCGGCCGTCGGTGTCGAGCACAGCGGCATACAGGCGGGACCGATCAGTCAAGACGGAACGCGCCCAATGTTTGCGCAGAAAAGTGTCGTCGTCGAGGTCCGAAAGTGATTCACTTTTCTTCTGGTGAAGCTCGTCTTGAACGATGCCCGCCGTGCGCAGCGCGTGCGTCCGCAAGCGATTCATTTCGGAAATCAGCAGCGTCGTGCGAACCTGATTCAAGTCGTGATAAACACCCCAGATGGCCACCGCGAGCACGAAGCACAAGGTGGCACCGACTCCCACATACGCAGCAACCATCCAACGGAACACTCGGTGGTCGTGATCGCGCTGCTGATATGGAACCGGTGGGGGCGTGAAATGATCTTTTGATTCAGGCATACGTCAACCAGTTCAACCGAGAGAGGAAAGCTTCGACGATGCAAGTCAGGAAGTGCGGTGGTAGTGAATCTAGGTATCGAGCAAAGTCAATCGACCGCTACTGTCCCCCAGTGCGGCGATTCCAGCGTCCATGCGGTCCAGCATCGAGAGAAATAGGTTATTGAGCGGGATCTCGCGATCGGTCTGCAAGTGTTGGCCCGTCTTGATCGTACCGCCGGCACGGCCCGCAAGTACCACCGGCAGATCGTCGTGTCGATGGCGATTGCCGTCGCTCAAGCCGCTACCGTACATGATCATGCAATTATCAAGTAACGTGCCATTGGCTTCCTTAATGCCGCGCAGATTCTTTACGAACCGGGCGAATTCATCAGCCAGAAAGCGATCGATCTTCTTGATCTGCTTAATTTTGTCTTCATCGTTGCGATGATGCGACAACTCGTGATGGCCGCTGTTGACGCCCACCGAACGATAGCTTCGATTGCTTCCCTCATTGGCGAGCATGAAAGTCGCAACGCGAGTGGAATCGGTTTGAAACGCGATCGCCAGCAGGTCGTACATCAGCCGGATGTGTTCGCTTAGGTCGCTAGGAGCGCTCTCGGGCGTCTTAAATTCCGGGATTTCTTTGGCTGCAACTTGTTCGGCCCGCTCAATTCGCTGCTCGATCTCGCGGACACTCGTAAAGTACTCGTCGATCTTATGCTGATCGGTCTGACCCAAGTCCTTTCGTAGGGATGCAGCCTGTTCACCGACGAGGTCGAGTACACTGCGGCGGATCTTGTT
Above is a window of Anatilimnocola aggregata DNA encoding:
- a CDS encoding sensor histidine kinase; this translates as MPESKDHFTPPPVPYQQRDHDHRVFRWMVAAYVGVGATLCFVLAVAIWGVYHDLNQVRTTLLISEMNRLRTHALRTAGIVQDELHQKKSESLSDLDDDTFLRKHWARSVLTDRSRLYAAVLDTDGRVMAHSNPAHEGRQLESAWYDRIIAEAGDDVVQTQSHALTGGQTGYSVSSPIYVNNKLIGMYHSALSKDWVEKTLIERQASTKQVWLYLLSIIGMIVGVSGFSLFFISRRLAVLNESIKLTRTRRFAELGQLMAGIVHEIRNPLNAMRLNLHVLSRRGPQFEEGDPAGHEHSEIIRETNYEIERVEGLLRILLGYARPDNPRNENLDVRSEVQATLTFLRPLLERADILVKATFPEQPALVVMDRDRFRQILLNLINNAREAMETGGCIQIQVKQQGDRVELLVADDGPGVPHSQRERIFEPFYSTKELGTGLGLAIVRRFVEEGGGSIACGSNQPQGAVFRLKFVAPTPTSVTPLAQLSPPTT
- a CDS encoding DUF1552 domain-containing protein → MSNRIVSNGLLDRRTVLSGLGCTLGLPLLEAMLPGIGYAARVATVKPPVRMGFVFFPNGAIMPAWKPKEAGKSYELPETLQSLKEVQSEITIISGLAQDNGRAKGDGPGDHARSAASFLTGAHPVKTTAANIKVGMSVDQAAAMKTGQYTRLPSLELGIERGRDAGGCDSGYACSYSNNISWKTESTPMAKEINPRAAFERLFGTKEQTVDQARRNKIRRSVLDLVGEQAASLRKDLGQTDQHKIDEYFTSVREIEQRIERAEQVAAKEIPEFKTPESAPSDLSEHIRLMYDLLAIAFQTDSTRVATFMLANEGSNRSYRSVGVNSGHHELSHHRNDEDKIKQIKKIDRFLADEFARFVKNLRGIKEANGTLLDNCMIMYGSGLSDGNRHRHDDLPVVLAGRAGGTIKTGQHLQTDREIPLNNLFLSMLDRMDAGIAALGDSSGRLTLLDT